The genomic stretch aacatatatcCATTTGTGATTTAAAGGTATATGTTAAggacaaatattttaaaaaaattcataaaaaaaaaacaaaagaaaggatgagaaattttaaaataaattgaagccTTAACATGAAATTTTTTGATATGTTCATAAAACATAGACTATTTTTTCTTagaatgttttaaaaaatatatatatggaacCTAGGAGGGGCAACCTCCATTCATCCATGATCTTGCTGAATTTTGTTAGATGGTTCAAATGAAAAAGGCATAAATGATTTTAAGATCTAAGGGATATATAGATTATACATtacatataattgagtgattttgaatttaagataaaataacatataatcacacgataatatattatttgtgtaattagttatatactaaaaattatgtacttatagttttaataaaaggTGTAACCTTAGAATATGactaaaatatcaataaaactacatTTACGTacttgtaaatatataaataagtagatatataatgtatcattatataattggataattttatattaagaataaaataatatttaattacatagtgatatatatatatatcatatctaACCCATTCATATACTGAAAATGTATACTTATAGCATTAGTTAAATTGTATATCGAAAACCTAAATTTacgtattatattgtattataccatttttaaaaaataaaataataaaaatgtaacagacacatcattattttagaaacaataaaactatatgtacccattttggatacacaaatatgtacacatttatatgtgtcattatgtgattagatgattttgaattaagaataaaacaataaccaatcatatgatgacacatatgagtgtgtatatatttgtatactcaaagtgggtacacatagtattactcttttagaaaatattatgaacccctataaacaattaaaaattttcatatacacccttactttattattattttctctaaaaaatatatcgatcatattaataatacgtattatattatacgatatattttttatattatataatataatattaattacgatatattttattatatatatttttatttatattatattatgtcataaaatatatattatatattataaaatagtgATAACTATGATAACATTGTTCCAAAAATACTATAAAGAAAAGTGGACAAGTCTACGGCAGGATAAGATCATACCATCACCcatttaataaatcaataaattgaatttatgtttgctttaaaatattactaatatttgaattaataggaaagaaatatttatatacatagcaTATGAATTCATGAATTAATTgcaagtataattttatatatacaaccatcaataatttattaagtaCACATAGGGGACTCAAATTGGGTAAGTTCGGTctcaaaagttaatttaatttagttttaatttatttaatttgaatttgaactgaatttgaatCCAATGAGtcggtttattttttaaatcaaattgaacttaagTTAGAGGATCTTCGACTAGGTTTGATTCGAGTTTGGatctaatttataattcaaatttatagtttaaattcatgGCTCAAGTTTAGCTTAAATTTATGATTGGTATTTGTGGCTTGGACTTGTGACTCATTTTCAAAACgtcattctaaaattttaaacttaaaatgtattaaacgcatattttatattttttctagtaaacacatatttttattctttttacattttctcttttttataaatttttaaaatataaaaatatctcttatattttcaattaattatcataataccataattatacaaaacaaaaaaactcgattttttgtcatctaaatctttaatctcttcaaataatttttttataatgattgaatattgattatatattatgttatatttggtttaatagttaattagatatttcacatttaaattattaatcagaAGATTTATGAAAagtcttaaaattatatttggtattattgtatttttaaaaacatattattgacaatgtatcatattaaacttgtatatacAGTTTTCGTATATGaattttatgacatttttttataaacgtatttttcaccatttactatattatacccatataattttcataccATTTTTATTCATTCTTGTATTTACTAATTAGGGAGAACTCAAACCACAAATTTAAACAatgaatttaaactacaaatttaagtcaaactgaGTCAAaccacttttattttaaatcaaacttgaattctccttaattttattttaacaaactcaaaccaaatattttttattcaaattaaactagaaTCAAAAAGTGTTGAGACTCGACTCGATTCTTATCTACTCTAATAGAGATGAATTTATATAAGAAGGCTacaattatttgtaatattactTTCATACAAaacatgtattttttttttatattacttcataaatactttctttttttaaatccaaaatgcaattattattattattttattattttaaacaccAAACTAAAACCACCACTATCAACCGTTTCTAACTTCCACTACCACAATCTTGTAACATTCTTCATCCACAAACCATCTAAGAACTGAAGAAACTCTCCAACAATGGCTTCCTTTTCTTCAACCTTTCATCTCTTCCTCATCCTCACAACTTCaacctttcttttttcaatcCTCTCTGCAACTCTCATCGAAGACCTCAACACCCTGCACCCGCCTCCAGACTTCAATTCAACTCTCTTCAGCAACTGTGCCCACAACCCTTCCCACAAGTACTGCAATTCCTCCCCCATGGACTTGACTGAAATCTTCAAGTCCACCATTGTTGCATCTTATCTTTGCAACGAATCCAAGAACCCGAACTGCATAGAATCCTTCCCGAAGATTGACCTTCGAAATCGCCCAAAAATCGTCCCTCTTTACTTGTCCTTCAGCTTCTTCTGGAAGTACTGTCCCATCAGCATTGTCTCCATTGATCTTGCAAATAACTCCTTGAAGGGAAATTTCCCAAAGGAAGTTCTTCTTTGCAATCAAATTCAGGCTCTTGACTTGAGTTTCAATCAACTTTCAGGCGATTTCCCGGTTGAAATTTTCACTTCTCTTATTAATCTTACCTTTCTGAATCTTTCATACAATCATTTTTCGGAGATCAAAGTTTCGGATATGGAGTTCTTGAATCGGTTTAACTCTTCAAGCTTTGTTCATTCTGGTCTTCTTCCGAAGCACCGGAACTACACCATTAAAGCTGTTATTTTGCTGGTTGGTTTTCCTGTCTTTGTTATTCTGATGATTGTTTCAATGGGGTGGTTGTGTTTTGTGAGGCCAGATTATCTTCCAGGAAGGTGCAGAAGAAACCATAAGTTCACAACATGGATGCTCAAGGCGGCAACCGATGGATTTTCGAGGAAAAATCTGGTGAGCAAAGGGGAAACTTTCGCTATATATAGAGGAATCCTGAGGTATGGTACTCAGGTGAAGATTGAAATCTACAGGAATGACATTTCCAGGGAGGTTCTCCGAAATTTTGTCGAGGAATGCAAGGTTCTTGTTCAGTTACGACACAAGAACTTGGTTCAAGTTCTGGGTTGGTGTAGCAGCAGAAGAATGAGGGCGATTGTAACAGAATGGACAGATGGGGAGACCATAGAGTTGTGGCTATCAGGATCGGCAGCTCCTCCATGGAAGAACAGATTGAAAGTGTTGATAGGAGTTGTCGAAGGAATGCGTTATATGCACGATCAATGGCCTGAAATTGGCTATGATCTCAGGACAAGCAGTGTTTTGTTATCTCACAATTTCAAGCCCCTGATTTCAAGGTTTACGATTAAAGATCATCAAATCAGTAGCACCAAAAGTAAGCTGTCATTtccatttccaatttttttttaatatatattaattgatcaCGGGTTCTACAATCTCTTCGGTGTTTCTCAGAAATTAACATGTTCGGCTTATTTCTACTGGAGATGATAGTAAACAGGAGCCTCCGGGAAGAATTTGAGCAAGGTGAAGCAGCATTTTTTGAATTCATCAGAATGCATTACCCAGAAAATTTGCAGAACGTGATTGATGGGCGAATGCGGTTGACAGGAAACATGGTTGATCAAGTTAAGCAAGGAATAGGCCTTGCATTGATGTGCACAGATCAACCCAGTGGAGAACTCCCCGGTTTGAATCAGATTTACGGTATGATAATGGGGGTCTACCAGGCATGCCTAGCCATAACATCTGAAGATCATAAAGGTCATAAAAGATCACACAGTGATGTGGGGCGAAGAAACAAGCACAATAAGCTCAGGTGAAGTTTTATTATGCACGCAGAATGTACAGATAAAAGCTCATTATTCAGTAGTAGTTAAGATATTTTGCAATCCCTAATACGTAGTTAGCCTGCCTGAGTAGTGTAATATTTCAGTAGCCAAACTTGTTGCAATGAACAGGCAATGATTTATAAGAAACATGCTTCATCTTTCAGAACTGTTCGAACATATTATTGGACTGTCAACCCTAACACGATACACTCTGGCTAGCTGGCTGTTGAATCATAATCCagaaatatttcaaattgattGTGTCAAGCTTGACAGGTAAAAAAGAGCTTACCAAAAGGTCAATCCCATGTCTAAATAAATTAAGGACATGTGCCGAACAGTGTTACAAATATGGACCAGTGTACCTCGAGGTTGAACCAGATGAATCATGTCAAGCCGCAATTCAACCTTCGAATCAGACCAGTCTGACCATCATGCTAATGTCAACATGATTAAaacctattttaaaattttaattatatcatactGTCATCACTAGTCTGCCTAGCTAATCGGACTGATCTATCTACAGACCAACCCTTTGAATGGGTCAAGACCTAGTCCAAATCTAAAAACATTAGTGCCGAAATAGCATATTTTAGGAAGACTTTTGATGATGAAAGCTTCCAAAAAGATAAAGGTCTAATTGCATTCACTGACTAGTGAAGATGTCCCAATTAGCAAGATGTATAACCTGTAGACATTAAAAATAGAGTTTTATCACTTCTGCTAGAAATACATACATTTGACAAATGAAAGTACAATTGGTCTATTCAATGCAAAAGTAAATCATTTGAAGACAACTACCTACCGCTCATCATGCACAAATAAATTccgaaaacaataaaaattctataaatatgTCAACTCCACCTAGTTTTTGAGCACTAATCATATTACATTTACAgtctacttttttatttaagagCAACTTACATTGACAGCAATGAGAAGTTCAAATAGCACAGCTTCATGGGATGATGCCAGGCCTGTTTGCTCGTGTTTTAGATCTGGTCTTGTGCACTTTTTTTGGCATATCACTTGTTAAAGCATACATCTTCACAGCGAATAACTCCTCAGGAAATCCCTTCTGATCCTGATGCAATagaaaaatgaacaataattcaatatattttaagcAAATTAAATACTTCTCCTCTGCACTACTGTATAAAATGATTAACATCCAGTTTAACTTATTTCTATGTATCTGGCAACGTTTTTGCCATTATAATTTAGTTCTCTATCCACCCAAGCATTTTTTGTGATGCATCTTAACTTATAGTGCCTAAGGATACAAAGAGTTCAAAGAGGGTTATCTTGTCATCTATGGCATCCTGAATCAATGTGACAATAGTTATGAACGAACCCATGTTAAAACAAAGCCATCATATAtatgttcatttttttctcttttccttttttccctAGTGGGTTAAAGAATAACATCTACCTGTagctaaagataaaattatctgATCCTCCATAATCTTTACTAAAATACAATATGCTTGAACAATTTCAATCAgtctaattatttaaattccAGCAGGGAAAACTTCTAAGCAGTGTatcatgaaatatttttttcctggCAACACATCGGCCGAAAGAAATCCAATAGGACTGCAATGGTATAGGGACTCCTCAATTACCTGCCGAGAACAAAATTTCCCAAGGCCAGAAAGCAGAAAATATTTGTTTGGCAGATATTTCTTGTTTTTGGTTAcagaaaatattaaacaatgcTCTCACTATAACAAAGGATTTAGCAAAAATGTGGAAGATGCTTTTATAATGTCTGCGACATTTTTCTCTTCCATTGCCCTATAATATTCAAAGTTCACCCAGAAGGTACACAAAATTGTTGATTGACGCCTTTGAATGGTTCATTACTGCCAGTTAAtgttaaaaagacaaaatctaGTTAAAAAGACAGTTAATGGTTCATTACTGCCAGAAGGTACACAATTTTTGTACTCATTCTGAATTTTTGGATTAAAGAATAATGATGACGATTGGATGACATGGAGCATTGATGTAAAATTTTACAAGATTCTCAgatctcaaattcaattaatgatattttctaaGATAAGAGTTAAAACCTTGGATTTGTAGATGTGTAGTCCACATCGACTGAAAAGCTCCTTGAAGTATAAATCAGATCTCGTAATACTTCGATCTTCATTGTCCAAAACAAATCCTGCAACCTATAGCCATGAGAAGCCCATCTCACCAGTGCAACAATTGCAACTAAATCTGAACATGCAAACtatttgtcttttcttttatataaagcaagaaaatccactgtttaaaatattacatggAGAAGAATTTAAAATGAACAGGAAATCCACACATAAAACCCCCAAAGTGCATTTGCAAAACTTtcacaaaattaaataagtatGGAATGAGCGAAAATGGAAATTCAAGTAGTTATTACATTCTTAGGAATAGTGTTCACTTATTAGTAATAGCTCAGTTACAATGATTATATAGAGAAAAACTTGATAGTAATAGTCGTAATGCAAGTCACCAATTCAGGTCCCATAAAGAACCACTTTCAGCAACAGGTTCTATCATGAAGAAACTTGCACATATTTCTTAACCATTTTTTCTAGTAATAATAAGTTTAATCTCAGTGAGTAGACAGTCAACATTGGGACACTGGAATCTCCTCTGCCAATTTTAATGTCTTTGAAAATTGCTTCATAGTAATAGTATTTATTAATCCGCTTTAGCTgaataacaaaatttagttaCAAATGAAGAGGTGATTTCCAGCTATTAGAACTACCACCTGCACCTGTTAATGCCACTATCTGCAACAAATATGCTAATTAATTGTATGTTCATCAGCGGCCATTGGCTTACATCATTATCCATCCATGCTAAAAATTCAGGTTTCCAACCTTGCCTCTCCATAGGACTACTTTTTGAAATTCCCCAGAATCAAAAGGCTTACATTTGCtctattttcatatttctaagTTTCCCTCTAAAAGTTTGAAGGAAGTGTAAACCTATTATCATTAAATTACCATATTCTTTACCAATCAATCTATCTTTTCATGCCTCTCATTGTCCAAACTAGAAGCAGGACTTTGGATCAATTCTTTTCACTTCTCCCTTATGCCATGGACACTTTCTTATAACTAGTAATTACTTGTTCAATAGGGTGCAGATAGCCATAGGTGTGATGACACAACAAGCCTAATGAACAAAACACATGACACCTCATGTCAGGGCTCAAACAGCAAAATACCAGTCCATTATAATATCTTTAGAACAACCCAGAAAATCATAATACTAAGATATAAAAAGATGGAAGTAGAGTCAGAAAGCAGAGTACCACTTCTTGCAATATTCTCCTTCAGGACAAAAAATCCACCAGGTTTAAGCCCATTCTGGAATTGGACAAGTAATTACAATTAAGGCATATCATAATggaatgataattaattttcttttacaatCAAAACATGCAGAAGAACCTAGAAATGTGAGTAATTTCTGAAGCACAAGTTACTGCAGtgaaacaaaaaatcaaatacagAAGTTATAGTGTCCAACCCAGCATCAAAGGAAAATTTGGAGTGTTTTATTGGTAGTCAAACAAAGGAAAATCTAGAAGTGTTCCAATATTGATCAATGTATCCAATATTAGAAAGCTAAACAAAGCCTAGATAACAAGCTgataggaaaaaaaagaaaagaaaagaaatactTTTCAACTTAATTACCCATTTAGGTTGTTTCTAACAGCCTTAACAAAGATAAATCTGTAAACATT from Mangifera indica cultivar Alphonso chromosome 6, CATAS_Mindica_2.1, whole genome shotgun sequence encodes the following:
- the LOC123219399 gene encoding LRR receptor-like serine/threonine-protein kinase RGI5, encoding MASFSSTFHLFLILTTSTFLFSILSATLIEDLNTLHPPPDFNSTLFSNCAHNPSHKYCNSSPMDLTEIFKSTIVASYLCNESKNPNCIESFPKIDLRNRPKIVPLYLSFSFFWKYCPISIVSIDLANNSLKGNFPKEVLLCNQIQALDLSFNQLSGDFPVEIFTSLINLTFLNLSYNHFSEIKVSDMEFLNRFNSSSFVHSGLLPKHRNYTIKAVILLVGFPVFVILMIVSMGWLCFVRPDYLPGRCRRNHKFTTWMLKAATDGFSRKNLVSKGETFAIYRGILRYGTQVKIEIYRNDISREVLRNFVEECKVLVQLRHKNLVQVLGWCSSRRMRAIVTEWTDGETIELWLSGSAAPPWKNRLKVLIGVVEGMRYMHDQWPEIGYDLRTSSVLLSHNFKPLISRFTIKDHQISSTKKINMFGLFLLEMIVNRSLREEFEQGEAAFFEFIRMHYPENLQNVIDGRMRLTGNMVDQVKQGIGLALMCTDQPSGELPGLNQIYGMIMGVYQACLAITSEDHKGHKRSHSDVGRRNKHNKLR